The Dasypus novemcinctus isolate mDasNov1 chromosome 13, mDasNov1.1.hap2, whole genome shotgun sequence genome segment TGGCACAAATGTGATTATTACCAAGCTTTAATCAGAGaagcatttggagaaagaccttgatcaaaaggggtaaatattaaatataaatagtttttatagctaagagatttcaatgtgAGTCGAGAGGTCATTccggaggttacacttatgcaggtctcatCCAGACTTCACAAACTACCACAGTTAACAAAGcttcaaacaaaagtgctcctgagggctctaggggcatccagacaccataggcaagccgCACAGTCTCATGAAATTAACATCCTTTCAGCAggccctatctgggaatatatgaaaatctatttccccaatataacatagctCTATTCACTTATAAATCTCCTGATCAtgatcttctacttcttttatcaatgtacgtgttaagtatatttctcagagacttaaatctttggatagCTCATCTGCCGGTGGagctgaaacccagcagatatacagccaactcctactctccactTCTTCAGGCTTGACCTGGACAACTAACAGAGCAGTGATGATAGACCAACCCCAGCCCCAAAGCAAGAAGGACATTTAACTGAaggcaaaacaattccattcctctgccccataatatccatgacccttctcagcctgaagcagtcagagtggacattgtcccaaatccctcaagactaagaaatgaacaaaaataaggggggagtGTAACCACTGACCAAAAcagatttactgttattgtagttattattttgTGTTAACTGAGCATTATGTAAGAttgatatgaaaaataaatttttttaaaagtctacccATTGGATTCCCACTCTGAGCCGCTTTTTCTGGACTATATCGAAGGTTTCATGGTACCTGAAGGTATAAAAAACTCCTCTAGATTTGAATAATAACAAACTGTACTGAACATTAAgcaatgtgtgttttttttttcagaaatccaTAAAATAAAGTTCTTAAGACTGAAGACCTTTGATTTCTACATTTAGTCATTTCTTTGTTCATGTAAAGAACATCTCTCAGTAATCTAAAATAACGTCTAAATCAATGTTAGAAAATCACCTTTCGGGGGGAAATTACCAGatttttgaaaattcatttataaagcaagtaattatttaaaatatcaatagtaATATAGTACTcatcagatttatttattcagtaaatatttattaatcaccTACCTTGTTCCAGGTACTGTTCTGGTGCAGGGAAAAGGCAACAAAACTCTCagccctgtcctcatggagcttacaatctagtggggaaaagaaaatagccacacacacaaaaatggcaAAATATAACACAGTTTAGATGGTGATAAATgctaagaagaaaaaacagagaagagggATAGATGAGGGAGGGGAATGTGTGTGGCAATTTATACCGGATGGCCAAGGAAAACATTATTATAATGTTCACATTCCTTGACACTTAAAACTAAATAGCATTTTACCTGAGGTGCCTGATATATTTTTATACAGGACCAAACTACTACTATAACAAGCAATAAAGAAAGGAGCACAGGGTTTTAGGGTTCTGGATAGCGGCACCTTTTAAGATTAAATCCATAGTGAGAACTCCTATCTATATCCTTAGCTCTGCTTTCACTTTAATAATGAATATTTGGGTCTCTTTGTCCAATATACTTTCCCAAGGAGTAGTAAGGCTGCCTTTTTATTTAGTCCAAGAAGACCTTCCAGGAGCTGCTTATGCTATTCCCTCGGGCCCGACAACAATGTCAAAGCAAATTTGGCACCTGGAACCCATTGCACGTGAGTGTCCAGTAATATTTCAGGTGTTGGAAGAATGTACAGCGACCCGGACTCACTCAAGACAgcgggttgggggtgggggaattcCACCTTCAGAGGGGCAGATTTCTGACGAAATCTCTTTATTTGGATTGGAAGGCTTTCCggcgtttttttttttctgcggTGACAGCACCAATTTACGAAACGTGTTTACGTCTGCTTTAAAGGTAAGGCCCGACCTTGTCGGGCAGCTGTTCTCGGGCGGAGAGGCCAAATTCGCCCTCCGCCTGCGTCTAAAACGGACGGCGCCCTCCGGGAGCATCTCTAGCTGGCGAGGGCGATGCCTGCCGCTTTGTCCGACGGTGGTTTTCCCGCCCCCTGGGTCCCACTCCCGCGCTACCCAGACCGCCCGCCGCCAGCCGACCTCGCGTGCGGAGCACTCGGCCCCGCCCGCCGGCTTCGGCGAAAAGCGCGACCGCACCACCTCACGGAAGCTCCTTGGATTGGCTGCCGCGCCGGGCGAGGGCGCCGCTGATTGGCTGGCGGGCCGCCGGGGCGGGGATCTGCGCTCCCCGGCGGGGCCTGACGCGGGCGCGGGGCGCCGCGGGAGGACGTCTTTGCCCGCTGACCCCGGCGGCCAAGTGCGCTTAGCCGCGTTGGCGCGGCTGACCCGCTCAGCGGGCCTGGGTTAGGGGCGGGCCGCAGGGAGGGTTCGGGGCGGGGGCTCGCGCAGGTCGGGAGGTGCAGGGCTGGGGACGAGGTCGGGGGCGCGAGGTGGCGCCGGAGGCCCAGGGACATGGCGCGACCAGACGATGAGGAGGACACGGCGGCGGTGCCCGGGCTCCCGCACGCGAACGGATACGTGTCGGTCGTGGGGGCCGCGCGCCCCGGGGAGGCGAGCTCACAGCCGCAGGACCGGCCCAAAGCCGGCTGCCTGGCCCTGAACGGGGGCCCTCGGGACAGCTCCGGGGCCCTGGGCGATCCTCAGACTCTGCTGGCCGCGGAGGAGGAGACCCAGGCCCGGCTGCTGCCCACAGAGCCCGGGGAGGAGAGCCCCGGGGCCGAGCGCCCCCCACTGCCCAGGACGGCGCTGTCCGCGCGGCGCTTCTTGGTGCTGCTGATCTTCAGCCTGTACTCGCTGGTGAACGCCTTTCAGTGGATCCAGTACAGCATCATCAGCAACGTCTTCGAGGGCTTCTACGGCGTCTCCTCCTTGCACATCGACTGGCTGTCCATGGTGTACATGCTGGCCTACGTGCCCCTCATCTTCCCGGCCACCTGGCTGCTGGACACCAGAGGCCTGCGGCTCACCGCCCTGCTGGGCTCCGGCCTCAACTGCCTGGGCGCCTGGGTCAAGTGCGGCAGCGTGCAGCAGCATCTCTTCTGGGTCACCATGGTGGGCCAGAGCCTGTGCTCCGTGGCGCAGGTGTTCATCCTGGGGTTACCCTCCCGCATCGCTTCTGTATGGTTCGGGCCCAAGGAGGTGTCCACAGCTTGTGCCACCGCCGTGCTGGGCAACCAGGTAAAGACTGGGGCTATATATAGGAGGAAACGGCCTAGGCCCTGTGAGCTAGGCATACACATGGACCTCAGGAGACATTCGGTGAGCACACGAGGTAGAGGAAACGAGTAGACCTAAGGTATATATGGCAGTCTGGAATTAAAAAGGGTTTTGAACTTTCTGAggaaagcactttaaaaaaaccAGTTTAAAGTACGCTCCTTGTGATCTTGCTTTGGAAGTTACCTATAAAATAAGTAACTGTATTGGCCCTTAGATGCCTAACCTCAGAAAACTTGGCAGTGCCGAATGAACGAGACTTGGGTAGCTTTTAGTTTTTGTTACTAGCATATTTGCCAAAGGCAGGTGTTGGTTTCTGCCgaatttgtttccattttgacTGATGTCATTGTGACCAGCCAGCCCCTGTTTAATTCTGTGTATTAGCTGTCAGCACAGTGGCTGTTACATAATGGACACTTATAAATGGCTGCTAAATAAATATTCTGGTGATAAAGACTTAACAGCACTACTGAGGCCCATCACCAGTTTTTAACATTAAGACAATATGAAATAACAGCTTGTGGAATCCATTGTAAGAGGGTAGTTTAATTTGCCACCTCTCTATGAAGGAGTCTGTAACACCATAAGTTCAAATTCCACTAGCATTCCTTTAGCAATACTAGGTAgaatgggttttttgtttgtttgtttgtttcctgagatttttatatgtattatatatatgctAAAACATTAGGGTCATGCTTTAGCAActgttttgctttctgtttgctttttttttaatacaatgttATTGTGAACATTTTCCAATATCATTACATATACTGATTAATTGCAATGACCATCTTTATGAACATTATTTTCAATGActatatttccctttttttccctttctgtttttatttctttttaatttttaaatcaatagaacacaaggaatgttacattaaaaaacataaaaaaacaaaaaacataagaggttcccatataacccactccccactccccaccacatcatttgtAGAATGGATTTTAACTCCAGATTGATTATTTTATTGTAAGTTAAATTCTGCATATAGGATCTATAAATTGCATTGAGTGCTCATTCACCTTGAGGGGAGTCTAGTTAAACTTCACCTGGCTCTCTATGCACATAATGTTACATGGAGCTATGTAACTAAAGAATGTTATACTTACTTCAAGCCTAAGACTTGTTTCAAGATCACAGtaagatttatttaaaatacataaaaagtctAACTATATCCTTCTTACcatgtatttatttcctttccctAACTGTACAGAACATGGTATAGCTTGAACTACAGTTAgtatgtaaaaaaataatttatggcTGATATTTTGGTTTGTTCTGTATGTTTGGATAAGAGCTGTTTTCTTGAAGTATGTTACATTTAGAAAATCATACTCAAGATTAATTCTTCATTGAGTATGACCGAAATACTGTCAACTCCCTGTCCATGGATTATCTCTTTTATGGATAATGAATGGGAACATTTTCTCACATACTCAGTATCCCTCTGGGCCTTCTTCCTACCTTCTCCCTAGGTGTTCTCATCCTTCCTTGGCCCCAATATCTATGTACCTGCTCATGACAACCAACTCTGCATCTTTCTCCTAGATTATGGAATGATCATGCATAATATTCAACATTATTAAACACTCACTAAGAGCTTGGCACTGTGGATAAGTGCTTTACATGAGTCATGTCATTTGATTTAACATTGTAAGTTAGGAACTATTGTCTTTCTATTtaataggtgaggaaactgataCTTGAAgggataaaattattttccaaaggtcacacagctagttagtGTCAACCCTGACCCTCAAGTCTGTctgattcctgagtcctagctTTTAATACGTTTATAGCTGCCAGATCTCTAACCTGAGAGAATCTTTTAAATCACAGATCAGATCATGCCATTGCCCTACTTTAAACTTGCCAATGATTTTCCAtagtacttaaaaataaaatctaaactctTTATTCTGGTTTACAGAACTTACTAatgtaagtcttctttggttcTTTAAACAACAGTAAGTTTACACTTTCTTAAGGGCCTTTGTGGAAGCATTCCCATTTCCTGGAATATTCCTAGAATCACATAATTACATCTATATTGTTCCTCAACTCTCAgcttaaattcattttaaatgtcACTCAGTGGTATTTTCGTGATCCCATTTAGAGTTGCCTACTCACTCTCCAATTATATCTTTCTACTTTAATTCTCCATATAGTGCTTATCATTATCTTACTGCTtatgtatttatatgtttattgttatatatttatatgtttatccTGAGCATTTataacagtgcctgacacattgtAACCTTGCcataaaaatttgttgaataaatcGTATGAGCTTCAGACTCATAGATACTGGCCAGCTGGTATCTTGTTTCAGTTATCAtattcaactttatttttttaggtgaaattcacataactttaactatttttaaatgttcaattcAGTGgaatttagtacattcacagtgttgtacaaccATCCCCTCCTTCTAgctccaaaacattttcatcaccccagatgAAGACCCAAAACCCGTTAAACAGTCACTGCCCAGTCTTTCCTCCCtccagtccctggcaaccactaatctgctttttgCCTCTCTGGACTtacttattctggatatttcatataaatggaatcacgatatatgatctttttttttttttttccccaagatttatttatttatttatttctctcccctccccaccccccggttgtctgttctgtgtgtctatttgctgcgtcttctttgtccgcttctgttgttgtcagctgcacaggaatctgtgtttctttttgttgcgtcatcttgttgtgtcagctctctgtgtgtgcggcaccattcttaggcaggctgcactttctttcgcactgggcggctctccttacggggcacactccttgcatgtggggctcccctatgttggggacacccctgcgtggcagggcactccttgcacgcatcactgcacatgggccagctgcacacgggtcaaggaggcccaggatttgaaccacgaacctcccatatggtagacagatgccctaaccactgggccaagtctgcttcccaatatatggccttttgtgaaggcttctttcattcagcataatgttttagaggttcatccacgttatcgcatgtatcagtattttattcctttttacagctgaatagtattctattttatctatataccacatttcatttatccatttatctgtttgtggacatttggattgtctctattttttgacttttgtgaatgatgctgctgtgAGTATTGGTATTCAAGTGTGTTTGATTAtcttttttcagttctttggggtatatacctaagagtggggtatatacctaaactattgccaaactattttccacagtggctataccatctCATATTCCCCCAGCAATGTTCGAGGGTTCTGATATCTCCACATCctcaatatttgttattttccattctgtgtgtgtgttttgtgtgttttattatagctattctagtggttgtaaatggtatctcattgtggttttgatttgcatttccctaatcacaaatgatgttgagcattttttcatgtgcttgttgaccATTCATATATAATCTTTGGAAAAATTGGCTATTCAAGtctcaagtcctttgcccatttttaaattgggtggtttgctttttttgttgttgagtagtaagaaatctttatatattctggatactagaccattatcaaatatatgatttgtatatattttctcccattgtgtaggtcatatttcctcattcttttttgcaTAGATTTATTCCCCTCTTTGATTGTAGGCATCTAAAAGTCCACGACTGTATCTTACACATCTTTATAGCAACATCAGATAGTAGgagctcagtaaatgtttaaaatgtttaaaatgtttaaaagggaTTTGTCAGCAATTTGTCTTTAACAGTACAATGTTAACAAAGGTGTTAGTacttagtgttttgttttgtttttggcttcACAAAGCACTTTTACATACATTAGctgtcttatattttttttagggggtaccagggattgaacccaggacctcatacgtgggaagcaggcacccagccactgagctacatccgctccccagtaaGAGTAGTTTTTtcgcatgtttgtttgttttttaggaggtgctggggatcaaacccaggacctcatactggAAGGAGGCGtccaaacacttgagctacatccactccctagctGTCTTTTAATATTCAGTTAAagtgctaatttttttttctcatgataATTGCTCTTAACAGGACTGTTTATTTTACAGCTTGGAACTGCAGTTGGCTTTTTGCTACCACCAGTTTTAGTACCCAACACACAAAATAACACAAATCTCATGGCTTGTAATATCCGTACCATGTTTTATGGAACAGCAGCTGTCTCTacgcttttatttattttaacagcaATTGGTAAGCAAATTATTTTCCCTAAAGCTTAAATAGATAAATGCatgatgaaaatatgaaaataaccaACCCTGAACTTTTTATCGATAATATCGCAAATGCTCTTTGCTTGTTTCATTCTTGCCATACACTATCTTAGATAATGAATGCAATATCTATAGGAATATGTTAACAGCCCGCTGTTAATGGTTCAGTGTAAAGAGTTTGAAAACAAAGTCATCTCATTTATTTCCCTACTAACTTTTCTTCCTGCTAACTGTGGGTTTCAAACATATTACCTGCCCCCTCTTTTCCATATTCCTCTATATGTTCTGCTTCTTATGCTAACCTAGCCAGGGACAATTCTTGTCATGCTTTGAAATGCTGCAAATAGGCTACAACCTTCCTTTTAATGATACATCCTTCTAAGAATACCCAGTTTAGTATTAACTAGATCTGAAAATGTTGGCCAGTGAATAGATCTTGGGCAGCAGCAAGGCTTTCAGCAGAATTTCAAACTGTGGCAACTATCTACTTGTTAGGCCACTCCAGCAAAGTACTGCTGCCACCCTTCGTCACTGAGTCCTCTCGTCTGGGCCTGTCTCTTGAAGCAGTCAGTCAAAATCAGCTGCAAGCAGCCATCATCAATTTGGAAGAAGCTTTGGGAAGGTctgctttttaagtttatttttaatgggGAGCAATTTTGATTTCAGGGGAAAGAATAGATGAGGTTTATGTAAGTAACACAGCTGCCAGTATAACTATAATATTGCCCTttaggcactcaataaatcttAAACTGATTTAAAGAGCAAAGGACCTATAAAGTTGAAAAGCCATCTTTTAAtcattaaaatttgcattttaaatcgCATTATAACTggagtttttttattttcatattaattttcaCAATGGCTGTATAGTAATGGATGATTCAAGTTTTATGATCATATATGGATTCCTCAGTTTCAAAGAAGTCTTATAGTAGAGACTGCTTTTGCTGATGAACTGGAGTATCCAGGTAGAGGAAGCATACCCCATATACTTAGTTTCCCTGAAGATAAGGTGCAAAATTTTCTCTTAGTAGCATTTGTAGTATTCTGACATGTCCTATCTACTTGTGgttggtatttatttttcctgtcagTCAGAGAGTAGCATATTAGTGGTGTGCAGACTACTAAAAAAGGACAAATTATCCCTGTACTATTACAGagtttaagaaaaatttaaaaggaatttatatattttaaagcccTTAATCTGCTTTTCTGGTAGCCACATTTGATTTGCTAGATGTAATATGAAATTCAGTTTATATACATTTTGCATAAAATGCACCATTCATTGGCAGGAGGGATTTCTAAGGTATAAAATACTCTTTACTTCGAGTGCTTATATATCGTCACAAAAATTctggttttccttttccttcaatcCTCAATTGCTTATCTCTTTGGAAGAAATGAGAGAGTAATAGATTGTATATACgagacatatatataatatatgtggatgtgtgtatatactatatatatgtatatatatgtttaaactgtcaatatatttacatttgttaaaggaaaaggacaaaaaatggtaatgataggtgTGGCCATTGGCAGATCACTCTGATATTTGGGAAATTAAGAGAGATCAAACTCTTTATGTACTTGTGTACATATTTATGTAATTATTTGATTTATGGGTAtagaatggaaatggaaaaataggatggaattttaaaaaaatggtccaTTGTTAAGTTTTGCTTGGTGGCCTATATGATTCCAAGTATAATATGAAAGCAAGATAATATACTGTCGTGATATTAAGGTCTTCAGTTGAAAATCTGGTGTTTAACAGGTAATTTACCTGCTTCCCTCATTCAGATGTTCGCTGATGAGGAAactggattattttaaaaatatttaatcatttaaaGTTCC includes the following:
- the FLVCR1 gene encoding choline/ethanolamine transporter FLVCR1, coding for MARPDDEEDTAAVPGLPHANGYVSVVGAARPGEASSQPQDRPKAGCLALNGGPRDSSGALGDPQTLLAAEEETQARLLPTEPGEESPGAERPPLPRTALSARRFLVLLIFSLYSLVNAFQWIQYSIISNVFEGFYGVSSLHIDWLSMVYMLAYVPLIFPATWLLDTRGLRLTALLGSGLNCLGAWVKCGSVQQHLFWVTMVGQSLCSVAQVFILGLPSRIASVWFGPKEVSTACATAVLGNQLGTAVGFLLPPVLVPNTQNNTNLMACNIRTMFYGTAAVSTLLFILTAIAFKEKPRYPPSQAQAALQDSSHAEYSYKKSIRNMFSNIPFILLLITYGIMTGSFYSVSTLLNQIILTYYEGEEVNAGRIGLTLVVAGMVGSILCGLWLDYTKTYKQTTMIVYILSFIGMVIFTFTLDLGYLIIVFITGGVLGFFMTGYLPLGFEFAVEITYPESEGTSSGLLNAAAQIFGILFTLAQGKLTTKYNPLAGNIFLCVWMFLGIILTALIKTDLRRQNINTGNTNVDVKAVPVDSPTDQEPKIVMLSKQSESAI